The DNA region TTGCGTATCGCCATAGATGAATTTTCCCTGCTTTTTAGCCTTTTCGACAAGATTTAAAATTTTAGCCTTGTCGTCAAAAATTATGGCATTTTTTGGGCATTGTGTTTCACAAGCTGGTTTTTTGCCTTCTGCGAGTAAGTCCGCACACATATCACATTTAAACATAGCACCCCCACCAGCTAATTTTGGAGCGATTTTAAGATAAATTCCAACCCCAGCTTGTCTTTGAGGAATCCCCCAAGGACAGACATCACGGCACTTTGCCCCACCAAAGCAAAAATGCTCATCGATATTAACGGCGTTATTTTTATCCTTAGAAATCACCCCAAAAGGGCAAATTTTTTGACAAGTAGGATCATCGCAGTGCATACAACGACGCGGAATAAAAATTTTTTTAGAATCCACCTCCACAGCCTCCACAAAGGTCCAGTTATAAGGACTTAAACGGGAAATGTCGTTTTGTTTTTGTGAATAATCCTCATTGATTTTACGCGGAAAATAATTAGGAATTTCTTCCACAGGCTTAGGAAAACGCGCCGCATTTTTCTCCTTACACGCACTTACACATTTTGGCATATCAAAGCCAGTGCAGCCATCGCAGCGGTCTAGGTCTATAATGCTAGCCTTGCCTTTAATCTTACTAAAGTCTAAATTTACACCAGCGACTAAAACGGGGCTTAATGCTAAGGATTTTAAAAATTTGCGTCTTTGCATAATGCTAACCTTTTAAATAATTTCTAGCATTGTATGTAAATTTAAGTGCTTTGTGTGTAACTTTATTACAAAAAAAGGCTTTTAAAGGCGAGATAAAATGTGTAATGTAAAAATATTTTGCTTTATGTTTCTTATATGATAACAAATATTTTAATACATAAGGAGACACAATGAAAAATGTTATCAAATTAGGTTTGCTTAGTGCAATTGTTGCCACTTTATTTTCTGCTTGTTCTTCAGAGCCAAAGAGTGTGCAATATTATGAAGATCCAAAAAATGCTAAAGAATTGGAAGCCAAAATACAAGAATGCGATAAAAACGCTAATTCTGCAAAAACTAATACAGAATGTGCAAATGCTTACAAGGCACGATACTCAAAATCACTTCAAAATTTTCAAAATGAAAAACTTACAGACGAAGAAATTAAAAAGTATTTTAAA from Campylobacter upsaliensis includes:
- a CDS encoding 4Fe-4S dicluster domain-containing protein — translated: MQRRKFLKSLALSPVLVAGVNLDFSKIKGKASIIDLDRCDGCTGFDMPKCVSACKEKNAARFPKPVEEIPNYFPRKINEDYSQKQNDISRLSPYNWTFVEAVEVDSKKIFIPRRCMHCDDPTCQKICPFGVISKDKNNAVNIDEHFCFGGAKCRDVCPWGIPQRQAGVGIYLKIAPKLAGGGAMFKCDMCADLLAEGKKPACETQCPKNAIIFDDKAKILNLVEKAKKQGKFIYGDTQNGGTSTFYISSVDFTKIDEAIAKKYENTGQVGRPHMKVKVDNFINEDSTLIKGVLTAPLVGVVAGAIAVTKARKIKKEEL
- a CDS encoding EexN family lipoprotein is translated as MKNVIKLGLLSAIVATLFSACSSEPKSVQYYEDPKNAKELEAKIQECDKNANSAKTNTECANAYKARYSKSLQNFQNEKLTDEEIKKYFKHRDNK